The Cloacibacterium caeni region AACAATCAGAAGGCGCCTATATTTCTCCATTAATGGAAAATTTCGTGACTTTCCTTCATAAAAATGCTTTTGTCATTATCGAAGAGGCGGAATTAAGTGCTTTCGAAACACAAAAAGCAGAAGAAATTCTCGTAATTTCTGATGAAAAAGGAGTTTTTTCGGTTTCAAAAATTAGAAATAAAGAATTTGGCAACGAAAGATTCTCTGCAATGGTAGAATCTTGGAGCAATAGTTTTGCTTAAAATTGACGAACTCGGCAATCAACCTTTTTTGGAGTCAATTACCGAGTTCTTTTATTGAGAGTTTAGATAAAAACTCAGTTTAAGCGATAATTATTTCTAAAAGAAATGCTAAATTTTTGTTAAACATTCTGCCTCAACTTTTACCTCTCCCTTTACCTTTACCTTTACCTCAGCCTAATTCAAGCTCACATCTTCTGGAGAATTGGCCCAAAGCAAATAATCTCCGCCTAGATTTTGCATGATTTTTTTCCAGAGGGTATGATCATTGGGTGAGGTGTAATCCAATTGAAAAAGGTCTACCACCGTCCACATTTTATTCTGAATTTCTTGGTCTAATTGGTAAGGACTCCATCCAGAATAACCTGTGAATATTTTGAGTTCTTCTTTGCTGAGGTCTTGGTTCACCATTGCAGAAACGATTTCTTCTTGCTGTTCTGTAAGATAGAAATTTTCATCTATTGGTAAATATTCAGAAGTGATAGGTTTTCCTTTAACCAAAAAAAATACTCGGTCATTTTCTACTGGCCCGCCTTCATAAACGTCAATTTCTTGTCCTAATAAATGCTTCATGTTATCGCTCAAGAAGTAATTTTTTTTATTTAAAATAAATCCAAAAGCACCATGAGCATCATGCTCTATAATCAATACTACGGAGCGAGAAAATATGTCACCCGAAATATCAGGTGTAGAAATTAAAATTTTACCTTTGTAAGAATTATTCATTACTCAAATTTAAAAAAAAATTTTGATGGAAAATCTTCATGATAAAAGAAAAGTATACGATAAGTCACAATTATTAGAAAGCGAAATTAAAGAAAATCCTATCGAAATGTTTAGAGATTGGTTTCTAGATGCAGAAGAAAGTCCTTCTGTTTCAGAAGCGAATGCGATGGCTATTTCTACGGTAGAGGATGATGGTTGCCCTAGAACCAGAATGGTTTTGCTAAAGGCTTATACTTGGGAAGGTTTTATTTTTTACACCAATTATGATAGCAAAAAAGGGAAGGCTCTTCAAAAAAATAATAAGGCTTGTCTTCACTTTTTTTGGCCAGGCTTAGAAAGACAGATTATCATAAAAGCGGATTTAGAAAAAGTGGCTGAGAATTTAAGTGATGGCTATTTCAGTTCAAGACCAAGAGGAAGTCAATTAGGTGCAGCAGTTTCTCCGCAGAGTTCTGTAATTCCTAATCGAGAATATTTAGAAGATAAATTAGCAGCATTAGAAAAAGAATACGAAGGAAAAGATATTCCTAGACCTAAAAACTGGGGAGGTTTTATTGCCAAACCTTATCAGATAGAGTTTTGGCAAGGAAGACCTAACCGTTTGCATGATAGAATTATCTACGAGCTTAATGAAAATTACGATTGGAAAATATCAAGATTAGCTCCATAAGAAAAGCCTCACTAAAAAGTGAGGCTTAATTCTTTTGAATAATTTGAATTATTTCTTTTTAGCACCTGATACAGCAGCAGCTAAATCAGCACCAGCTTTGAATTTTGCAACTTTTTTAGCAGCAATTTTGATTGGTTTTTTAGTTGCAGGGTTAATACCTTGTCTTGCAGCTCTTTCAGCTACTGAGAAAGTACCAAAACCAACTAAAGCAACTTTACCATCTTTTTTCTTAAGAGTAGCAGTTACGTTAGCAACGAAAGACTCAAGAGCAGCTTTAGCAGCAACTTTAGTAATACCGGCATCTTTTGCCATTGCGTCGATTAATTCAGACTTGTTCATAGTTATAAATATTAATTGTTAATTTGTTACGTAAGACAAATATATAACAATTTTCATATTGTGCAAATTTTTTTCACAATATTAATAATAATTATAGTTTTTTCTATAAATTAACGAGAAAATGATAATTG contains the following coding sequences:
- a CDS encoding HU family DNA-binding protein translates to MNKSELIDAMAKDAGITKVAAKAALESFVANVTATLKKKDGKVALVGFGTFSVAERAARQGINPATKKPIKIAAKKVAKFKAGADLAAAVSGAKKK
- the pdxH gene encoding pyridoxamine 5'-phosphate oxidase, whose protein sequence is MENLHDKRKVYDKSQLLESEIKENPIEMFRDWFLDAEESPSVSEANAMAISTVEDDGCPRTRMVLLKAYTWEGFIFYTNYDSKKGKALQKNNKACLHFFWPGLERQIIIKADLEKVAENLSDGYFSSRPRGSQLGAAVSPQSSVIPNREYLEDKLAALEKEYEGKDIPRPKNWGGFIAKPYQIEFWQGRPNRLHDRIIYELNENYDWKISRLAP
- a CDS encoding YqgE/AlgH family protein; protein product: MNNSYKGKILISTPDISGDIFSRSVVLIIEHDAHGAFGFILNKKNYFLSDNMKHLLGQEIDVYEGGPVENDRVFFLVKGKPITSEYLPIDENFYLTEQQEEIVSAMVNQDLSKEELKIFTGYSGWSPYQLDQEIQNKMWTVVDLFQLDYTSPNDHTLWKKIMQNLGGDYLLWANSPEDVSLN